A region of the Mesoterricola sediminis genome:
GCCTCCGGGTCGAAGGCGACCCCCGCCAGGCCGCCGGCCTTCGCCTGCTGGGCGAAGGCCGTCACGTTGGCCAGGGCCGTGGTCCAGTGGGCATCGCTGAAGGGATCGAAGCCCGCGTCCAGGCCGCCCCGCATCAGCAGGTAGTTGGTGGTCAGCTTCGCCGAGTTGATCTGGGGCACGTTCACGGTGTCGGCGGCCAGGGACGACGCGGTGTAGGCCGTAGTGCGGAAGACCACCCGGCCCGCCTTGAGGGCGAAGACGAGGCCATCGAAGGGGGCGGCCTCCAGGTTGGCCCGCTTGGCCAGGACCACGTCCGAGGTGGGCGGGACGCCCTGGATGAGCAGCAGCCGCTGGGAGGGCGCGGGGGCCGCCGACACCTGGATCTGCAGGGTCGCCTGGGTGGCTCCGTAGGGGTTGGAGGCCGTCACGGTGTAGGCGGCCAGGGCCGAGGCGGCGGTGGGGGTGCCGGCGAGGACGCCGGTGGCCGCATCGAGGGTGAGGCCCGCCGGCAGCGCCGGCTGGACCGCGTAGGCCGTCACCGAGCCCGTCACCGTGGGCGCGAGGGGGCTGAGGGCGACGCCCACCGTCGCGGCCACGGGCCCCGCCGCGTAGGCCAGGCCCGAGGGGGCGGTGCCGGCCGCGGCCACCTGGATGCGCAGGGTGGCCGTGGTGGATCCGTACGCGTTCAGGGCGGTGGCGGTGTAGGCGGCCAGGGCCGAGGGGGCGGTGGGGGTGCCCGACAGCACGCCGGTCGTCGGGTCCAGGGCCAGACCCGCCGGCGGGTCGGGCGTAAGGGTGAAGCGCGTGACCGTGCCCGACACCGTGGGGACATCCGGGGCGATGGGCAGGCCGGCCGTGGCGCTGATGAGGGCCGTCGGGTAGGTGAGGGCGCTGGGGGGCGCGTTGGCGGCGGCCACCTGGATCTGCACCTGGGTGGAGGTCGCCCCGTGGCTGTTGCGGGCCGTGACGGTGTACGCGGCCAGGGGGGAGGCGGCGGTGGGGGTGCCCGACAGGGTCCCGGTGGCGGAGGCCAGACTCAGCCCCGCGGGGAGGCTGGGGGAGACGGCGAAGGCGTCCACGGTGCCCTGGACGGTGGGGACGACGGGGGTGATGGCCGTGCCCACCGTGGCCTGCAGGGTGCCCGATGGATAGGCCAGGCCGCTGGGCGCCGTGCCGCCGGCGTCGCCGGACCCGCAGGCGGCGAGGAAGGCCAGGCCGGCCAGGAGGAGCGCCCGCCCCCCCTGGCTCAGGCGCCTGCGCAGGTGGCCCCCCCCGAACATGGTTCCTGACATGGGGCCCCCCAGGTGATGTGCAAGTCTAGCCGCGACGGGTGCGTTTCGTGGCTATGATTATGAACATTCCAGCATCCGCGTCCGGGATCTCCGGTCCTTTCCTGGGAGCGCCATTGCGTATCCTGCCGTTTCTAGCGTGGTTGGCCCTGGTGCCGGCTGTTTGGCTGAGCGCCCAGGCCCCGGACGCCTCCGCGGAGATCCAGCGGCGGGTGGACGCCCTCCCTCCCGGCGGGACCCTGGTCCTGGAGGCGGGCAGCCTCCGCTTCCAGGGCATCCGGGTCACCCGGAGCCTGACGGTGCGGGGCGCGGGCATCGACCGGACCCACGTCGCCCGGGCCGGGGCCCGCCCCTTCTTCGAGGTGGCGGGGGCCGGGGTGGAAGCCGCCTTCGAGGGGCTGGACCTGGACGGCGGCGGCCTTCCCGCCGCGGGCCTCGAGGCGGTGGGGATCCGGGCCCTGCGCCTGCGGGACGTGCGCGTGGCCGCCTGTGGCGTCCCCCCCACCGGGAGCCTGCCGGACGACAGCCACGGCCAGCCCGTGGACGGGGTCTACGCCAAGGACGTGGACGAGGCCCGGGTCGAGCGCTGCGTCTTCCTGGCCAACGCCCGGGACGGCTTCATCGGCATTCCCGTGCGCCGGCTCGTCTTCGCGGGGAACCAAAGCCGCGGGAACGGGCGCATGGGCTGCACCAGCGATGTGGACCCGGAACACCGCGCCGGGGGACCGCTGGAGGCGGTGTACCTGGACAACCAGGTGGAGGACTGCGGGACCGGCGGTCTCCACGTGGAGTCCGAGCCGGGCCTGCCGCCCGTGGAGGCGCGCTTCGAGCGCAACCGCGTGGTGGGCTGCGGCAACCGGGACTGGGGCTACTGCTGGGGCCTGACCCTGGGCCTCAACGCCCGCGGGCTCCTGCGGGACAACACCATCGTCGGCACGGGCCTCCGCTCCAGCCTGGCCGCCTACCGCAATGGCATCCACATCGCCCGCCCCTCCGGCCCTGTGCGCATCGAGGGCAACCGGGTGCTGGATTCGGGCCGCTGCGGCATCTCCGTGGATGAGAGCCCGGCGCCGGTGCTCCTCCGGGACAACGTGGTCCAGGGGGCCGGGGATTCGGGCATCTCCGCCTACCGGATCCGGGCGCTCCGCGTGGAGGGCTGCCGGGTGGAGGGGGCCCGGCGGGAGGGGCTCTGGGCCCGCCTGTGCCCGGGGGCCGAGGTGATCCGCTGCCGGTTCCAGGGGAATTCGGCCGGCGAGCCCCGGGCCCACCCCGCCGTGCGCCTGGAAGCCTGCGGCCGCGCGCGGCTGGAGGGCAATGACTTCGGGGGGGAGCCCCAGGCCTGGGGTGTGCAGGCGAGCCCCCGCGCCCTGGCCCTGCTCCTCAGCCTGGCCGGGAACCGCTTCGAGGGCCGGGCGGGCCATCCCCGCCTCAGCAACCGACCCTCCGGCCTGGTGGCCCTGGGGGCGGCCCTCCTGGGGGGGGTCGCCGGGGCGGCCTGGATCGCCCGGCGGCGCCGCGCCGCCGGCCGACGCTGAAGGCTGGATCAGGGCCCTCCCCGTTCATCCTTCCCATATGCGTCCATCCCCGTTTCCGCAGGGCCAGCCCTTGGTCGGGCAGGTGCGCGCCTGACCTGCACGCGCCGAGTCCTCGACGGCTGGATCCGGGCTCAGGGCACCGGCACGCCCAGGTCCCGGTAGAGGGCCTCGTGGAGGGCCACCAGGTTCGGGACATCGAACTGGGTCGCCCGGGCGCGGGCGGCCTCGCCCAGGGCCCGCGCGCCGTCGGGATCGGCGGCGAGGCGCTCCAGGGCCGTGCGGAGGGCGGGGGGATCGCCCACGGGCACCTTCAGCCCGCCGCAGGCGTCCAGGAGGTCGCGGACCCCGCGGGCGTCGGCGCCGATGACGGGCACGCCCAGGGCGAAGGCCTCCATGACGCAGCGGGAGAGGCCCTCCCGCTCCGAGGGCAGCACGAGGGCCCGGGAGGCGCGGACGACCACGGGGATGTCCTTGCGCTCGCCCAGGAAGTGCACCCGGCCCGCCAGGCCCCGGGCCTGGCACCAGGCGCGGCAGGTCTCCTGGAGGGGACCCTGGCCGGCGAGGGCCAGGTGGATGCGTGGATCGGGCAGGTCGGCCAGGGCCTGGAGCAGGTCCCGGTGGCGCTTGCCGGGCTGGAAGCCGGCCACCATGCAGAAGAGGATGTCCTGGGGTCCCAGGCCCAGCGAGGCCCGGAAGGCGGCGATGGCCTCGGGGGACACGGCGCCGGGGTCGTACTGGCGCAGGTCCAGGCCGATGCCGGGCATGTAGCGGAGGCGGTCCGCGTCCACGATGCCCCGGCGGAGGGCCTCGGCCTCGTCCGTGCGGTTGATGACCACGAGGCGATCGGTCCAGGGCCCCGCCAAACGCTCCAGGCCGGCGAAGGCCGCATTGGCCAGGGCGCCCTGCCGGTCGTGGAAGTGGAAGCCGTGGGCCGTGTAGACCACCCGGGTGCCCGCGGGCCGGAAGCGGCCCCGGAGGGCGAAGCGGGTGAGGAAGGCCGCCACCGGGGTGTGCACGTGGACGAGGTCGTAGCCCCCGGCCTCGACCACCCGGCGGATGGCCGCGGGCATGCGGAAGAGGCCCTGGGGGCGCAGGGGGTTGCGGGACCAGTCGGCTTCGAAGCAGTGGTCGAAGGCCGCCCGGCAGGCTTCGTCCTGGGTCG
Encoded here:
- a CDS encoding right-handed parallel beta-helix repeat-containing protein, coding for MPAVWLSAQAPDASAEIQRRVDALPPGGTLVLEAGSLRFQGIRVTRSLTVRGAGIDRTHVARAGARPFFEVAGAGVEAAFEGLDLDGGGLPAAGLEAVGIRALRLRDVRVAACGVPPTGSLPDDSHGQPVDGVYAKDVDEARVERCVFLANARDGFIGIPVRRLVFAGNQSRGNGRMGCTSDVDPEHRAGGPLEAVYLDNQVEDCGTGGLHVESEPGLPPVEARFERNRVVGCGNRDWGYCWGLTLGLNARGLLRDNTIVGTGLRSSLAAYRNGIHIARPSGPVRIEGNRVLDSGRCGISVDESPAPVLLRDNVVQGAGDSGISAYRIRALRVEGCRVEGARREGLWARLCPGAEVIRCRFQGNSAGEPRAHPAVRLEACGRARLEGNDFGGEPQAWGVQASPRALALLLSLAGNRFEGRAGHPRLSNRPSGLVALGAALLGGVAGAAWIARRRRAAGRR
- a CDS encoding Ig domain-containing protein; the protein is MSGTMFGGGHLRRRLSQGGRALLLAGLAFLAACGSGDAGGTAPSGLAYPSGTLQATVGTAITPVVPTVQGTVDAFAVSPSLPAGLSLASATGTLSGTPTAASPLAAYTVTARNSHGATSTQVQIQVAAANAPPSALTYPTALISATAGLPIAPDVPTVSGTVTRFTLTPDPPAGLALDPTTGVLSGTPTAPSALAAYTATALNAYGSTTATLRIQVAAAGTAPSGLAYAAGPVAATVGVALSPLAPTVTGSVTAYAVQPALPAGLTLDAATGVLAGTPTAASALAAYTVTASNPYGATQATLQIQVSAAPAPSQRLLLIQGVPPTSDVVLAKRANLEAAPFDGLVFALKAGRVVFRTTAYTASSLAADTVNVPQINSAKLTTNYLLMRGGLDAGFDPFSDAHWTTALANVTAFAQQAKAGGLAGVAFDPEAYPNQGQTSFFDYRAYDASAHTFQACQANARRRGQQFMTAIQTAYPGCDLFCFGSLSLLRNGTLQFWASSAFPTHPYGLMPDFLNGILDVAAGGMTVTDGFEATYNFYRSTWYANLRNLVLTTGPSLLDAAVRDRYAAQVRLGMAIYLDATFDQNNSAADLAHWLAASDRPRFLDYQAFWCLTDTSRVVWVYAESTDWVNRSGIPDGAEAALLDARAKVANGQPLGMNLDPVLQAAAAAGGLEW
- a CDS encoding glycosyltransferase, whose product is MTRLLIVTTIECTLRGFLLPYARHFRSLGWQVDGLAKGATQDEACRAAFDHCFEADWSRNPLRPQGLFRMPAAIRRVVEAGGYDLVHVHTPVAAFLTRFALRGRFRPAGTRVVYTAHGFHFHDRQGALANAAFAGLERLAGPWTDRLVVINRTDEAEALRRGIVDADRLRYMPGIGLDLRQYDPGAVSPEAIAAFRASLGLGPQDILFCMVAGFQPGKRHRDLLQALADLPDPRIHLALAGQGPLQETCRAWCQARGLAGRVHFLGERKDIPVVVRASRALVLPSEREGLSRCVMEAFALGVPVIGADARGVRDLLDACGGLKVPVGDPPALRTALERLAADPDGARALGEAARARATQFDVPNLVALHEALYRDLGVPVP